A single Natronorubrum sediminis DNA region contains:
- a CDS encoding bacterio-opsin activator domain-containing protein, which produces MPDENRVGSIIHVTTTQSSSLQSRLREKTPYSVRVTTPSSALESTLTPEVEFSSPNREGVEVEDEDRGDTDDTVLAFVLEHVTPSETASILERCQRVAPTIPTVVVPECQNEAHAVTALRANATEYIPADADEDPLELLLDAVETAYGDRSLEDHYHRILANELPDEAFVISEDQTYLEAKIHEDAAALYSVPPEELVGSSLDDVFPEETAERLGQCLQDTLESGDIRTIEYPARTHQGERRYEARVVPIDERIEEQRAVIWLARDVTERVRRERELRSRQDQLETISRISTVVGQVIDTLVEAPSRDTIERDVCAHLVDSELYCGSWIAERAGDGSLSYRTGSGSAESVLETRSELTTGPEWIGQQAIQTESIHTVTDMQSNDSVPEPLRQSAREDDVNSAITVPVTHNESSYGVLTVLSRRDEAFTNDELAAFVLLGETIGFTIMAVKNRQLLFADTVVELEFQIDGGNTFSFDLSESYDCTCSLEWAGTTSSGRTVQYVTIDGISGETVLEAADDHHSIERSRLIHDGGDNCTLEIRLTESGVRALANHGATIRDVTVEDGVGTCVIEISQNADVREIADALTVIYENTELVARREVDRSVQTAAERRNRILDQLTDRQLTTLRLAYYSGFFDWPRESTGEEIAEAMDVSPPTMHQHLRKGLQTVLAEFFETAGGVD; this is translated from the coding sequence ATGCCCGACGAGAATCGAGTCGGATCGATCATCCACGTGACGACGACCCAGTCGAGTTCGTTGCAGTCTCGACTCCGGGAGAAGACCCCCTACAGCGTTCGAGTGACGACCCCGTCGTCGGCACTCGAGTCGACTCTCACTCCAGAGGTCGAATTCAGTTCGCCGAACAGGGAGGGGGTCGAGGTCGAGGACGAGGATAGGGGCGACACAGACGACACCGTCCTCGCATTCGTCCTCGAACACGTCACTCCCTCTGAGACCGCATCGATCCTCGAGCGTTGCCAGCGAGTTGCACCAACTATTCCGACGGTCGTCGTCCCGGAATGCCAAAACGAAGCACACGCAGTTACCGCTTTGCGAGCGAACGCAACCGAGTACATTCCAGCCGACGCAGACGAGGATCCACTCGAGTTGCTTCTCGACGCCGTCGAAACGGCATATGGAGACCGGTCACTCGAAGACCACTACCACCGAATTCTCGCGAACGAACTCCCCGACGAGGCGTTCGTCATCAGTGAAGACCAGACGTATCTCGAAGCGAAGATCCACGAGGACGCTGCAGCGTTGTACTCCGTCCCTCCCGAAGAGTTAGTCGGGTCCAGCCTCGATGATGTCTTTCCAGAGGAGACGGCCGAACGACTCGGTCAGTGTTTACAGGACACACTCGAGAGCGGTGACATCCGAACCATCGAGTATCCAGCACGAACGCACCAGGGAGAGCGTCGCTACGAAGCACGAGTGGTCCCGATCGACGAACGGATCGAAGAGCAACGAGCCGTCATTTGGCTCGCCAGAGATGTCACTGAACGGGTGCGTCGTGAACGGGAACTGCGATCCCGACAGGACCAACTCGAGACGATCAGTCGAATCAGCACCGTCGTGGGGCAGGTAATCGACACGTTAGTCGAAGCGCCCTCGCGAGACACGATCGAACGCGATGTCTGTGCCCACCTCGTCGATTCCGAACTGTACTGTGGGTCGTGGATCGCCGAACGGGCGGGTGATGGATCACTCTCGTATCGAACCGGCTCCGGTAGTGCAGAATCGGTCCTCGAGACACGAAGCGAACTCACGACCGGCCCCGAGTGGATCGGCCAGCAAGCAATTCAGACGGAGAGCATTCACACCGTCACCGACATGCAATCGAACGACTCGGTCCCCGAGCCACTACGCCAGAGTGCTCGTGAAGACGACGTCAACTCGGCAATAACCGTTCCCGTCACTCACAACGAGTCGAGCTACGGCGTCCTGACGGTGCTATCGAGACGCGACGAGGCGTTCACCAACGACGAACTCGCCGCGTTCGTGTTACTCGGCGAAACGATCGGATTCACGATCATGGCCGTCAAAAACCGACAGCTACTGTTCGCCGATACCGTCGTCGAACTCGAGTTTCAGATCGATGGTGGCAACACGTTCTCGTTCGACCTCTCGGAATCGTACGACTGTACGTGCTCACTCGAGTGGGCCGGCACGACCTCGAGCGGGCGCACTGTCCAGTACGTGACGATAGACGGCATCAGCGGCGAGACCGTACTCGAAGCCGCGGACGACCACCACTCGATCGAACGCTCCAGACTCATTCACGACGGTGGAGACAACTGCACGCTCGAGATTCGACTTACCGAGTCGGGTGTCCGAGCACTTGCGAATCACGGTGCGACGATACGAGACGTAACCGTCGAAGACGGCGTTGGAACCTGCGTCATCGAAATCTCACAGAATGCGGACGTTCGAGAGATCGCAGATGCGCTCACCGTAATCTACGAAAATACCGAACTGGTCGCCAGACGTGAAGTCGATCGCTCGGTCCAAACGGCCGCCGAGCGTCGGAATCGCATCCTCGATCAACTCACGGACCGACAACTCACGACGTTGCGCCTGGCCTACTACAGCGGCTTTTTCGATTGGCCTCGCGAAAGCACCGGCGAGGAAATCGCCGAAGCGATGGACGTCTCTCCCCCGACGATGCACCAACACCTCAGAAAAGGGCTCCAGACGGTGCTCGCCGAATTCTTCGAAACCGCAGGTGGCGTCGACTGA